From Rhodohalobacter mucosus:
TCTTGAGAATGGATGCCCCTCGTAGTGATGAAAGCGTCCTGAAAACGCAATGACCTCTTTACCATGTAGTCTTCCGCGGAAAAGTTCACCCGTATGGCCCTGAACGGAGGTCTCCGGAAAGCCGGGAATTTCTGAATAGGGGATAGACTCAGGTTCGTCCAGGTTCTCCGTAAAATCGCCCAGACCCGACCCCAGTATTACTGCACTGTCAACTTTCTCGGGAAAGCCATGGCCTGTCAGGAACAGGTGGATTTGTTCGGTTGATACCTGATTGCTTTTCATGATACAAAGGGTTCGATGGTGTATCCCTTTTTGGGGTCGTGGCCGGTTAACCTGAAAATCGGAGAATCCGTTTCGTGATAGGCCATTATGGCATAGCCTTCATCGAATGCCTTTTTCTGAAGCTCTTCGCGCATCTTCATGCTTTGTTTGGGATTAAAGTCGTATTTGGCCGCATAGCTGCGGTTGATGGCCCCTTTCGAGCCAATCACGTCGCCCGCCATCATATACTTATGATTCCCGTTTTCGTAATAGAGTGCGTAGTGATGCTCCGTGTGGCCGCCAATCCGTTCCACACGCAGATGATCAACAGGCGACTCACTTTCTCCCAGAAACCGGACGGAATCCATTGTTTGCAGAAAGTAGAAAAACTCCTGTTCGATATCTCGATTTTTCTCAATGTTTGCTTCCAGCTTGTTCCATCCGTCTTCTGACACCCATACAGACGCTTCCGGAAAAGTTCTCTCCCAATAGCCGCTGCTGCGATGGGCGAGACCTCCCATGTGATCGAAATGCAGATGAGAAATAAAGATATCGGTTACTTCAAAATCGGATACGCCGTGTTCATCCAGATTGCTCAGGATCGTATCGATGTGCGTGCTTTCGCCGAAAAGATCACCGAGACCCGCATCAAAAAGAATATTCCGTTTGCCCTCCCGAATTAAAAACGGATTGATGGAGAGTTTAAGGGCCCCTTTTTGAGGTTTGTCGTTCTTTCCGATTCTGTTAAAATTATTGTCTTTTGCTACTGAAAAAGTACCCTCGTAGAGAGGGTGAACGGATATGTCACTCATTTTCTGCTTTGCGTTTAAACGCTGA
This genomic window contains:
- a CDS encoding MBL fold metallo-hydrolase, which translates into the protein MSDISVHPLYEGTFSVAKDNNFNRIGKNDKPQKGALKLSINPFLIREGKRNILFDAGLGDLFGESTHIDTILSNLDEHGVSDFEVTDIFISHLHFDHMGGLAHRSSGYWERTFPEASVWVSEDGWNKLEANIEKNRDIEQEFFYFLQTMDSVRFLGESESPVDHLRVERIGGHTEHHYALYYENGNHKYMMAGDVIGSKGAINRSYAAKYDFNPKQSMKMREELQKKAFDEGYAIMAYHETDSPIFRLTGHDPKKGYTIEPFVS